Part of the Quadrisphaera sp. DSM 44207 genome, GGTCGCCGCCCTCGTCGTCGTCGCCGACCTGCTCACCCGCCGCCGGGCCCGGGAGCTGGCCACCTCCTGGGCCAGGGGAGCCTCCCTGGCGGGCACCGGCGCGGAGCTCGTCCTGGAGGCCGCCGTCGTCACCGCGCTCGGGGCGACGATCGCCCTGGGGCTCGCCGGTCTCCTCGTGCCCGGGCCCACGTCGCAGGGGTGGCTGCTGCCGGTGCTCGCCGTCGGCGCGCTCGCCGCCCCGATCCTCGGCGTCCGGGCCGCCGCCCGCGCCACCGGCGGACGGCGCGCGCCCGCCGACCGCTCGGAGCGGCACCGCACCGCCCGCGACACCGCGCTGCGGCGCCTCGCGCTCGAGGGAGCGGTCGTCCTCGCGGCCGTCGGAGCCCTCGTGGCCGTGCGCAGCCGCGGCGCCGCCGGCGCCGACGAGGGCGCCGCGCAGGACGCCGGGGCCGGTGGGCTCGACGTCCTCGTCGCGGCGGCGCCGGCGCTGGGAGCGCTGGTGGGGGCGCTCCTCCTGCTGCGCCTCCTGCGCCCCCTGGCGCGGTGGGTCCTGGCGCGGGCCACCGGGTCCCGCCGGGTCGTCCCGGTGCTGGCCGCCGCCCGCGCGCACGCCTCCGCCGGCGCCGGACCGCCCCTGGTCGCCGTCGTCCTCGCCACCAGCCTCGCCGCGCTGGCCGCCGCGCTGGCGGCCACGACCTCAGCCGGGCAGGTGGAGGGCTCGTGGGCCGCCGTCGGGGCCGACGTGACCGTGACCACCGAGCCCCGCGCCGACCTGCCGGCGGCGGCGGGCGCGGTCGCCGCCCGCGACGGCGTCCGGGCCGCGGTCGCCGCCCGCGTGGACGACGACGCGCAGATCACCGAGCGGTCCGCCGGTGGGCGCGTGCGCCTCGTGGTCACCGACCCGGCGGCCTTCGGTCGGCTGCTGGCCGCCACGCCGCTGCCGGACGCGCCCGACCTGGCGCGGCTCGCCGGCGGCACCGGCGGTGCGGGCGGTGCGGGCGGTGCCGTGCCGGCGCTGTTCAGCTCCGACCTGCTCGACGAGCTCGGCGCGAGCACCACCCTGGTGCGGGGCGAGGGCCCGGTCGACCTGCGGGCCGTGGGAACCGTGCCGGCCCTGGGCTCCTCGGCCGAGAGCACCGTCGTCGTCGACGCGGTCGCCCTCTCCGGGGCGCTGGGCGCGCCGGTCCTGCCGGACGTGCTGTGGGTCGCCGGCCCGGGCGCGGCGCAGGCCGTCGCCGCGGAGCCCGCGCTGCGCGGCACGAGCGTGGTGGAGCGCACCGACTGGCTCGCCGAGCGCCGCGCGCAGCCGCTGACCGCCGGCCTCGGGCACCTGGCCGCGGCGTCCGCGGGAGTCCTGGTGCTCCTCGCCGTCCTCGTCGTGGTCGTCGGCGCCGCGGCCACCGCACCCGGCCGGGCCACGGCCCTGGCCGCGCTGAGGACGCTCGGGGTGGACGGCGCCCAGGCCCGCCGGATCGCGCTCGGCGAGCTGCTGCCGCCGGTGCTCCTGGCCAGCGCCGTCGGGGTCGGGCTGGGCGCGCTGCTGGCCCGCGCCGTGACCGGGCCGCTGCAGCTGCGCCTGCTGACCGGCCAGCCGGAGGCCCCCGACCTCGTGCTGCCGTGGTGGACCGCGGCGCCCGCGGCCGCGGTCGTGCTCGCCGTCGTCGTGGTGGTCGTCGTGGAGTCCTCGGTGCGGCGGCGCGAGCGGCTCGGCCAGGTGCTGCGCGTCGGCTTGCAGTGACGGGCGGCTGCGGACCGGTCGTCCTCGCGTCGACGCGCTCGAGCGGACGACGTGACCCGTCCCCTGCCGGTCCGCGGCGCGCCGCGGCTACGGTGCGGCGGTGGTCACCCTCGCCGTGCCCTACCACCTCGACGAGCGCCTGCCCGCCCTGGAGGTGGGGGGCGTGCCGGTCGACCGCGAGGTCACCGCGCCGCTGCCCGAGGGCGGCCCGTGGCAGCGGATGGCGGTCCTCTACGAGCGGGTCGCCGAGGCGGTGGCGGCCGAGCTGAGCGCCGGGGACGGCGCGGCGCCCCTGCCCGTGGTGGTCTCCGGGGACTGCACCACCAGCCTCGGCGTCCTGGCCGGCCTGCAGCGGGCCGGGCGCGACCCCGGCGTGGTCTGGTTCGACGCCCACGCCGACTTCCACACCGAGGCGAGCACGACCTCCGGCTACCTCGGCGGCCTGCCCCTGGCCCTGGCGGTGGGCGTCGGCACGCCCACCCTGCCCACCATGCTCGGCCTGCGCCCGGTCCCCGAGCAGCGCGCGGTGCTCGTCGACGCCCGCGACACCGACCCCGGCGAGCACGACCTGCTCGAGCGCTCGGCCGTGGTGCGGTCGAGCGTCGCCGACCTCGACGCCTCCGCGCTGCCCGACGGCGACCTGTACCTGCACCTGGACCTCGACGTCGTCGACCCCGCCGACCCCGCCCAGGTGCCGGACCTGCTCTACCCCGCTCCGGGCGGGCCCGCCCTGGACGACGTGCTCGCCGCCGTCCGGCGCGTCCTCGCCAGCGGGCGGGTCGTGGCCGTCGGCGTGGCCGCCACCTGGCACCACGAGCGCGGCGCTGCGGCCGCGGGCGAGGACCTCGTGCGGCGGGTGGTGCAGGCGGCGCAGGCGGTGCGGCGGCCGGAGCCGCCGTCGCGTCCTCGTGGCTGAGGAGGACGCCGGCGACCTGGACACGAGCGACTGGGCTCTGCCGGTGCGGCGGGTGCAGCGGCGCCCCGGCGCCGTCGTCCACCGCGCGCAGTGGCCGGCGAGCGTGCCGGCGGTGGCGCACGTGCTCGACCGCGGGCTGGACCTCGGCCCGGCCACGGTGCTCGTCGGGGAGAACGGCGCCGGCAAGTCCACCCTGGTCGAGGCCCTGGCGATGCTCTTCGGCCTCGACGCCGAGGGCGGCACCCGCGACCACCGGCACACCACCCGGGCCAGCGAGTCGTCCCTGGCCGACGTGCTGCAGCTCAGCCGCGGGCCCGGGGCCTCCCGCCGCGGGTTCTTCCTGCGCGCGGAGACCGTGCACGGCTTCTCCACCTACCTGGAGTCCGTCGGCTCCGGGCCGAGCCTGCACGAGATGTCCCACGGGCAGTCCTTCCTGTCCGTGCTCCGGACCCGCTTCGCCGGCCCGGGCCTGTACCTGCTCGACGAGCCGGAGAGCGCCCTGTCGTTCGGCGGGTGCCTGGCGCTGGTGCGCGTCCTGCACGACCTGGCCGCCAGCGGCACGTCCCAGGTGGTGGTGGCCACCCACTCACCGCTCGTCGCGGCCCTGCCCGGCGCCCGCGTCCTGCACCTGGGCGACGACGGCGTGTCCGAGAGCGCGTGGGAGGACCTGCCCGTCGTCCAGCACTGGCGCTCCTTCCTCGACGACCCCCGGCGCTACCTGCGCCACCTGCTCGACGACAGCCTCGACGAGGGCCTCGACGAGGGCCTCGACGAGGGCCGCTGAGCCCGCCGCGCCACCGCACCGCGGGCCGTCCCGCCCTGGCGGACCCCGCCCGTCCTGGGGCAGGGTGGGAGCGGTGAGCCGCAGCGCGAACGAGAGCGACTTCCGAGTGGGTCTGGAGCCGCTGGACGCCGAGGTCGACGCCGACCTGGAGGTCACCGGCGAGGTGCCGACCTGGTTGACCGGCACGCTGGTGCGCAACGGCGCCGCCCGCTGGACCGCCCGCCCCGGCGGCCAGGGCCAGCGGCTGCGCCACTGGTTCGACGGCCTGGCGATGCTGCACCGCTTCGCCTTCCGCGGCGGCGGCGTGCGCTACAGCAACCGCTACCTGCGCTCGCGCGCCTACGAGCACGCCGTGGAGCACGGGCGGATCGGCTACACCGAGTTCGGCACGGTGCCGCGCCGCACGCCGCTGCAGCGGCTGCGCGAGCTGACCTCGCCGCCGGTGTTCGGCAACAACGCCAGCGTCAACGTGATGCGCCTGGGGGAGCGGTACGTGGCGCTGACGGAGTCCCCCGACGTGGTGCCCTTCGACCCCGTCACCCTGGCGACCGGCGAGCCGCTGTCCTACGCGGACGACGTGCCCGGCGTGGTGACCCCCGTCCACTTCCACGCCGACGCCGACCGCGGCGTGCTGGTCAACTACACCGTCGAGTACGGGCGCACCAGCGCCTACCACCTCTACGAGCTGCCCGACCCGGCGGCCGGCGCGCCGACCCGGCGCCTGGTGGCCACGGTGCCGGTGGACCGGCCGTCGTACATGCACACCTTCTCGGTGACCCAGCGCTACGTCGTGCTCGCGGAGTACCCGTACGTGGCCGACCCGCTGGCCCTGCTGCTGGGCCGGGCCCCGGTCGACGCCTACCGGTGGCGGCCCGAGCGCGGCACCCGCTTCACCGTGGTCGACCGCGCCAGCGGCGCCGTGGTCGCCCGCCCCGTCAGCGACGCGACCTTCTGCTGGCACCAGGTCGGCGCCACCGAGGACGGGGACGCCCTCCTCCTGGACCTGCCCGTCATGGAGGGCGGACGGGCGATGCGCCAGTTCCTGCTCTCCGAGCTGCAGGGGGACGGCGTGAGGGCACCGGCGGGGGAGCTGCGCCGCTTCCGCGTGCCGCTCGACGGCGGCCCGGTCACCCACCGGCTGCTGTCCGCGACGCCGATCGAGTTCCCCCGCACCGCCGACGAGCGCGTCGGCGCCGTGGTGCGCCGGGTCTACGGGGTCAGCAGCGCCGAGAGCCTGAGCACCTCCTTCGCCGACCGGCTGGTCGAGGTCGACGTCGAGACCGGCGCCGCCCGCTCGTGGTCGCAGCCGGGCTGCTGGCCCGGGGAGCCGGTGCACGTGGCCGATCCCGGCAGCCGCGGCCCGGACGCCGACGCGGTGCTCCTCTCCCTCGTCCTGGACGCCCGCGCGCGGCGCTCCTTCCTCCTGGTCCTCGACGCCGCGACCTTCACCGAGCGCGCCCGCGCGCAGGTGCCGCACGCGATCCCGCTCGGCTTCCACGGGCAGTACTTCCCCGAGCTGGGGTGAGCCCGGCCCGCACGGTGCGGCCCGCGGGGTGTGACGCGCCTCAGAGGGCGCCGATGACGGCGCCGGCGTTCGCGTAGGCCAGCACGAAGGCGACCGACACCAGCACCGCGACGAGGACCGCGGCGGCGCGCACCCGCGGACGGCGCAGCCGCGCGGCGAGGGCGACGGCGAGCAGGACGACGCCGGCGGCGATCGACGCCCACCAGTAGGGCGGGTAGGTCGTGGCCGCGACGTAGCGCAGGCCGTAGGCGCCCTCCCCGACGAGCACCCCGCTCATCCCGCCGGCGCCGAGCGCGGCCAGCAGGTCGCGGCGCCGGCGCAGCCAGTGACCCCCCAGTCCGAGCAGCGGGCCCACCGTCAGCGCGGCGGCGCCCCAGAAGAGCACCAGCCCGGAGCTGGACGGCAGCCCCCGCAGGGCGTTGGCCGCGACGTACCCGACGAGCAGCAGGGCCAGCACGGCGAACCCGCAGCAGGCGGCCCAGCGGGCCGAGGGGGCGAGCACCGCCACGCCGAAGGCGACCAGCGCCCACGACCCGGACGAGTTGGCCAGCGAGGCCACCTGGGGCGGCAGCCACCCCTGCGCGAAGGCGGTCAGCACGCCCAGCAGCAGCCCCGCCGCCGCTGCCGCGCAGAGCGCGGCCACCGGCCCTGCGCCGCCGCGCCGTGCGGTCACCGCACTCGTCCTCCGCCCGGCCGGTGCCACGAGGCGTCCACTCATGCCCCCGAGCATGGCGCAGGAGCAGGGGCGCCCCGCCCCACCACGCCGACGTCGGCGCCCGCTGGTCCCGCCTGATCGGGAAGGATCAGCGGCCGCCGCGGGTCGAGCGCGCGGCCAGGTGCCGGGCCTCGAGGACCAGCTGGCGCAGCTCACGGAGGTCGGCGGTGGCCAGCTGCACGCGGACCCAGCCGTGCCGCCCGACCCGGGGCGCCACGTCGTAGGTCTCGGGAGCGATGGCCACCAGCGCCGCCTGCGCCTCCCGGGTGGCCCTGATGGTGGCGGTGCCGGCGTCCTCGTCCATCCCGACGACGATGCGCTCGTGCAGCCGGAACGTCGGGTGCCCCCAGGTCCGGCGCTCGACGGTGCCGGGCAGTGCCAG contains:
- a CDS encoding FtsX-like permease family protein yields the protein MTRPATRPVTRPVVRGVHLAGVPARARAHAGPLLLALLVVTLTAFLAVVTPRLVGRTADRTVQAAVQDAGPAADLLVREFLSDPSAVQVELDTTTAARVAERATALRDLAGSELPAGVLGEPVATVTASVLEVAVPGGPDALMPLVHVWREGAPGVRWLQGGPPAATGTARQVSSSPQTGPWPVQVALSEDVAAALGVRTGDRLAVHAADGVLENASDADPALQVVVSGVFEAEDPQDRVWSGATGLLAPRVSGAGVTERTEVAALLSAESLPVARLLDTSTTATTSYAFAARASALEARAAGRVGRRVAQLEADPTELADPSGLPEARSRLDDVLLDTERRVGSAAAQASVLLAGVVAAAVAALVVVADLLTRRRARELATSWARGASLAGTGAELVLEAAVVTALGATIALGLAGLLVPGPTSQGWLLPVLAVGALAAPILGVRAAARATGGRRAPADRSERHRTARDTALRRLALEGAVVLAAVGALVAVRSRGAAGADEGAAQDAGAGGLDVLVAAAPALGALVGALLLLRLLRPLARWVLARATGSRRVVPVLAAARAHASAGAGPPLVAVVLATSLAALAAALAATTSAGQVEGSWAAVGADVTVTTEPRADLPAAAGAVAARDGVRAAVAARVDDDAQITERSAGGRVRLVVTDPAAFGRLLAATPLPDAPDLARLAGGTGGAGGAGGAVPALFSSDLLDELGASTTLVRGEGPVDLRAVGTVPALGSSAESTVVVDAVALSGALGAPVLPDVLWVAGPGAAQAVAAEPALRGTSVVERTDWLAERRAQPLTAGLGHLAAASAGVLVLLAVLVVVVGAAATAPGRATALAALRTLGVDGAQARRIALGELLPPVLLASAVGVGLGALLARAVTGPLQLRLLTGQPEAPDLVLPWWTAAPAAAVVLAVVVVVVVESSVRRRERLGQVLRVGLQ
- a CDS encoding arginase family protein: MVTLAVPYHLDERLPALEVGGVPVDREVTAPLPEGGPWQRMAVLYERVAEAVAAELSAGDGAAPLPVVVSGDCTTSLGVLAGLQRAGRDPGVVWFDAHADFHTEASTTSGYLGGLPLALAVGVGTPTLPTMLGLRPVPEQRAVLVDARDTDPGEHDLLERSAVVRSSVADLDASALPDGDLYLHLDLDVVDPADPAQVPDLLYPAPGGPALDDVLAAVRRVLASGRVVAVGVAATWHHERGAAAAGEDLVRRVVQAAQAVRRPEPPSRPRG
- a CDS encoding ATP-binding cassette domain-containing protein — translated: MAEEDAGDLDTSDWALPVRRVQRRPGAVVHRAQWPASVPAVAHVLDRGLDLGPATVLVGENGAGKSTLVEALAMLFGLDAEGGTRDHRHTTRASESSLADVLQLSRGPGASRRGFFLRAETVHGFSTYLESVGSGPSLHEMSHGQSFLSVLRTRFAGPGLYLLDEPESALSFGGCLALVRVLHDLAASGTSQVVVATHSPLVAALPGARVLHLGDDGVSESAWEDLPVVQHWRSFLDDPRRYLRHLLDDSLDEGLDEGLDEGR
- a CDS encoding carotenoid oxygenase family protein, giving the protein MSRSANESDFRVGLEPLDAEVDADLEVTGEVPTWLTGTLVRNGAARWTARPGGQGQRLRHWFDGLAMLHRFAFRGGGVRYSNRYLRSRAYEHAVEHGRIGYTEFGTVPRRTPLQRLRELTSPPVFGNNASVNVMRLGERYVALTESPDVVPFDPVTLATGEPLSYADDVPGVVTPVHFHADADRGVLVNYTVEYGRTSAYHLYELPDPAAGAPTRRLVATVPVDRPSYMHTFSVTQRYVVLAEYPYVADPLALLLGRAPVDAYRWRPERGTRFTVVDRASGAVVARPVSDATFCWHQVGATEDGDALLLDLPVMEGGRAMRQFLLSELQGDGVRAPAGELRRFRVPLDGGPVTHRLLSATPIEFPRTADERVGAVVRRVYGVSSAESLSTSFADRLVEVDVETGAARSWSQPGCWPGEPVHVADPGSRGPDADAVLLSLVLDARARRSFLLVLDAATFTERARAQVPHAIPLGFHGQYFPELG
- a CDS encoding DUF6518 family protein codes for the protein MTARRGGAGPVAALCAAAAAGLLLGVLTAFAQGWLPPQVASLANSSGSWALVAFGVAVLAPSARWAACCGFAVLALLLVGYVAANALRGLPSSSGLVLFWGAAALTVGPLLGLGGHWLRRRRDLLAALGAGGMSGVLVGEGAYGLRYVAATTYPPYWWASIAAGVVLLAVALAARLRRPRVRAAAVLVAVLVSVAFVLAYANAGAVIGAL
- a CDS encoding MmcQ/YjbR family DNA-binding protein gives rise to the protein MTSASGVSTEQLRALALALPGTVERRTWGHPTFRLHERIVVGMDEDAGTATIRATREAQAALVAIAPETYDVAPRVGRHGWVRVQLATADLRELRQLVLEARHLAARSTRGGR